The following is a genomic window from Staphylococcus saccharolyticus.
TACTGCTATGAATGTTTACGATGAACGAGGTAAAGCGTTGATTTCAGCTAAAATGAAAGTGAAGTCACTAAATGTAACGCTACCAAGACGAACGTTGTTGGATATTATTAAGTCTTATGTAAAACCTTCCTCTATTTTTACAGGATATGATGTGACGAAAGTTGAACAGACAAATTCTAAAGTGACCCTTCATTTTGCTGAACAAGAAAGTGAAGCATTTGATTTATGCCTTGGTGCAGATGGGCTATATTCTACAGTGAGAGATGCAGTAGGAGCAACATCTAAGATTAATTATAATGGATATACCTGTTTTAGAGGTATGGTGGAGGATGTTCAGCTTAAGGATGAACAAGTTGCTAACGAGTATTGGGGTGCAAAAGGTAAAGTGGGCATAGTACCATTAATTAACAACCGTGCATACTGGTTTATCACGATTCATGCTAAAGAGAAGGAGCCCAAATATCAAACATTTGGAAAACCGCATTTACAAGCGTATTTCAATCACTTTCCAGATGAAGTCCGAGAAGTTCTTGATAAACAAAGTGAAACAGGGATATTATTACATGATATTTATGACTTGAAACCTTTAAGGACATTTGTTTATGGACGAACTATCTTATTAGTAGATGCAGCCCATGTGACAACTCCTGATATGGGACAAGGGGCTAGTCAAGCAATGGAAGATGCGCTTGTATTAGTAAATTGTATCAAGAATTATGATTTCAATAAGGCTATTGAAAGATATGATAAATTGAGAGTAAAGCATACGGCAAAAGTCATTAAACGCTCAAGAAAAATTGGCAAATTAGCTCAAAAACATAATAAATTAATTGTAAAACTGCGTAACATGGTTATGAAATTAATACCTAATGCTTATGCATCTTCGCAAACAAAATTTTTATATAAATCTAAAGAAAAATAAAAAACAGGTGGCAGTGGAATTACGTTAGTGTAAATCCTACTGTCACCTGTTTAATTCTTTGATTACCATTTTGAATTAACTACAAATTGTGGTTCTTTGCCAGTTAACTTTTTAATAGTATCATTAGCAACAATTTTAGCCATCATGTCTCTAGCTTCAAAAGTGGCATTCCCAACGTGAGGAGTGAGCACGATATTTTTAAATGATTTTAATGCATCAGTGATGTCGGGTTCAAATTCATAAACGTCTAAAGCTGCACCTTCAATTTCTTTATTCTCTATCGCTTGAACTAGTGCTTGCTCATTAACGATTGGACCTCTTCCAGCATTTATAAGATAAGCGGTGGATTTCATTTGTTTGAATTGTTCAGTATCAATCATATGATGTAAATCTGGATTATATGCTGCATTTATAGTGATAAAATCAGCATTTTCAAGTAGGGTATCTAAGTCTACATATTTAGCTCCAATTTCACGTTCTTTTTCTTCTTTACGATGTGGACCAGTATATAATACATCCATATCAAATGCACGAGCTCGTTTTGCCACTGCACCGCCTATTTCTCCTAATCCAATAATGCCAATGGTCTTACCAGATACTTCTCTACCACGGAAGAATAGGGGAGCCCAACCATCAAACCCTTTTGTTCTAGATAACTTGTCACCTTCAACAATCCTACGCGCAACTGATAATACTAACCCCATTGTTAAATCAGCTGTTGCGTTCGTTGAGGCTTTAGGGGTATTGGTCACATCTATACCTTTTTTTCTGGCATAATCAATATCTACATTATTAAATCCTGCCCCATAATTGGTAATAATTTTTAGATTTCTACCACTATCGATTACTTCTTGATTAACGTTAGTAGATAGCAAGCTTACTAATGCTACTGCATCCTTAACTCCCTCTTTTAATGTTTTTTTATCAATAATACCTTCTCCATCATACATATCTACTTCAAAATGGTCTTTCAGTAAATTTAACCCTACTTCAGGAATTGGGCCTGCAATAAATACTTTTTCCATCATCATCACTCCTTCTTTTATTATCAGTATAGTAAAAGAAGAAAGCGTAAACAATTATTAGGTTTTGAAATAGTGAATTAATAACTAATCAATCGTAAACCAACGACTGCTACAATTATCAACAAAATACATAAAATCCTTCCTAAACGCTTTGATTCTTTATAGAAAATCATACCTATGATTGTGACACCAGCTGTACCTATACCTGTCCATATGGCATAAGCAGTGCCCATTGGAATATCAGACATGGCGAATTTTAATGTGCTAAAACTTAGGATAAAAGCAAGACCTAATAGAATGACATATATTTTATTTTTGGTTCGAGATAATTCATTTAGTAATACGACGCCCAACACCTCAAAACCACCTGCTATAAGTAAAAATAGTCATGACATACTTAGTGACCTCCTTCTTCACTTTCATCAGTAGTAAGTTTTAGTCCAATAATTTCTAAGATAAGAATAATTATCAAAATAATTTTTGACAACGCAAAAGGTTGATTAAAGAGAATCATGTCGATTATTACGGTACCTACAGCACCTATCCCAACAAAGAAAGCGTAAACGGTACCTACAGGTAAATGCTTTGATGCATCTATGACCAAGAAAAAACTTAAAGCAATAAAAAAGAGGGTAAACACCCAACTTAGAAATGAATGTGCTTGATCAAGACCTGTGACCCAAATGATTTCTACTAAACCTGCTAAGATGACTTTAAGCCATTGCATCAAGTTAGCCTCCTATTTAATTGATAAAACTATTCTCTCAAATTGAAGTGTGGGTAGCAATGATTGAAGATTATAGAAAGAGGAATGTAAAATTGGTAATATCTAAATTTAAACAACTCTTTACAAAACTACACTCGCGATAAAAAAGTAGGTTTGTAAAGAGCTTAGTGTATATATGAAACATGTATATGAGTTTAATCCATATGGATGTAATTGTATGAACTTGCTTCATTAGATGGAATTGTGCGTGTATCAACAACATAGGGACCACCATTATAATTCATTTCTGAAGACCCATTGCTGTCGAAACGTTCAACATATGCAAAGTGACCATATGCACCTATTGAAGATTGTAAGATAGCACCTTGAACTGATGTATGATTAACAGTATACCCTGCTTCTTGAGTTGCAGAAGCCCAATTGTTTACATTGCCCCAAGTTGAACCTATTTTACCATTTACTTTGTCAAAAACATACCAAGTACGTTGACCTGCTGTATAAAGATTTTCTGTTGAATATGAGGTGTTAGCCATTTGTGTTGTCATGTTGTAAGAAGAATGTTGTAGGTTCATAGAATTATATTCTGAAGCATATGCATTGGAAGTAATTCTAATTATTGACGCAACTATTCCAGCAGATAATGTCGTAATAGTGATAAATTTTTTCATAATTAAAAGTCCTCCCAAACTTTAAAAGAATCTTTGCATGCATTTATGAGTGTAGCGAACTCTATGCCGATGTCAATGCATCATTTTTTGATATTGTGTCATCTTTAACGACACCGTTACTATATCAGATAAAAAGAAATTGATGTTTGATGTTATCTATTCGTAAACCAATTAAAAAGACCTTGACTATCTATGTAATAAAAGACGCTCAAGGTTACAACATATTACAGGTATTTAATTCAGCTAAGTTCAAAGTTGGCTGGTATTTGAACCATTCTACTTACAAATATTTGTGACATCGTGTTGTAATATAAGATTATTTAAAAAATGGTATTGTTAATGGAATAGAGTAGGCCTTTCCAGACATGTATTTGACGCATGCAATAATTGTGCATACAAACGACATGATTGCTAAAACAAATAATGCTATAAAGATAAGCACAGTAAATATAACTAAAATTGCAGTCAAGTTTTCATTATAATCAACTAAGAATAATGGAATGAGAGCAAAGATAGTTCCAACAAAAGTATAAATAGAATATGAAATAAAATAGTTTAAATAGGTTTTACCGGCAATATCTACTAATTTTGATTCTTTACGTTTGATTAGCCAGATGATTAATGGACCAATGATACCTGCAAATAAGCTTAATAAGTAAATCAACATCGCCATTAAACGATTGTCTTGTTCTTCGTCTTGTTTCATTTGTGACTCATATTGATGATTTGAATTAAACTGATAATCCCCATATAACTGTTCTGAATGCTTTTGATCTTGATAAACATCAATGGTTTCAGAAGTATGCATTTCATCGTTTGTGGAATCAGAATAATTATGATGATTGTTTTCCATAAAAATCCCCTTGTGTCAATTATAAATAAACTTATTACACTTGTAACTATATCAAACAAAAATAAATTATTAAATAATTATATAAATTGACGAGGTAGTTTATAATATGGATAATCTGGTTATAGAGTACTGATAAGATAAAGTAAGAGTAGATTCAACATTCGTTAAATTAAGTATATCAAAGTATAATCATGTGTATACTTTGATATAATTCTCAATGTCATCGCGGGCCGGGCCGCAGAATTTAATTAAATTGATTAGATTCAGACCCACTCCTTTTTTATGGAAAAATTTATGTTTAATTATCCAATATTTTTAGTTTTAAGTATTACATTTTTATAGAAAGAAGGATTGTAGATAATGAAAATAGCTATTATAGGTTCAGGTAATGGAGCAGTGACTGCTGCAGTAGATATGGTTGATAAAGGTCATGGTGTTAGATTGTATTGTCGTAATGAATCGATTAGCAAATTTGATGTTGCCTTAGAAAAGGGTGGATTTGACTTTAATAACGAGGGTGAGGAAAAATTTATTGAGTTCACTGACATCAGTGATGATATCGAGTATGTTTTAGAAGATGCTGATATTGTTCAAGTCATCATTCCTGCATCATTTATTGAATACTATGCAAAAGTGATGTCTCAATATGTGACAAATCATCATCTTATTTTCTTTAATATTGCAGCATCTATGGGCTCAATACGTTTTATGAATGTATTAGAAGACCGACATATTGATGTTCATCCTTATTTTGCAGAATCTAATACACTCACTTATGGAACGCGCGTTGATTTTGAAAATGCACGAGTAGATTTGTCACTAAATGTAAGACGTGTATTCTTTTCAACGTTCAATCGTAGCGAATTAAATGAAAGTTATGAAAAAGTGTCTCAAATATACGATCATTTAGTCAAGGAAGAAAGTTTATTAAAAACAAATCTTGAAAATGGTAATCCAGAAGTACATCCAGGACCTACATTATTAAATGTGGGACGCATTGACTTTGCTGAAAATTTTTCTCTTTATAGCGAGGGGATTACAAATCATACTGTTCGATTATTACATGCAATAGAATTAGAACGTTTAAATTTAGGACGTAAATTGGGGTTTGAGTTATCTACTGCTAAAGAGTCGCGTATTCAAAGAGGTTATTTAGAACGAAAGGATGAAGATGAACCTTTAAATCGCCTATTTAATACAAGTCCTGTATTTTCAAAAATATCGGGTCCCAATCATGTTGAAAATCGTTATTTAACAGAAGATATTGCATATGGATTAGTTTTATGGTCAAGTCTAGGACGTGTTATTGATGTGCCAACACCTAATATAGATGCTGTTATTGTTATCGCATCAACAATTTTAGAGCGTGACTTTTTTGAAGAGGGATTAACAATTGAAGAACTAGGGCTAGAAAAGTTAGGCCTAGAATAATTAAGTATATTTAATTTTTAAGAAAAGAGGTTTTGTATTAAAAACTACTGAAGGGAGCCATTCTATGACACAAATGTTTAGATATCCTACATTTTTAGAATCTATTTCTACTATTATGGTTATGGTGATTGTCGTTGTCATTGGTTTTATATTTTTTAATATACCTATCCAAATTTTATTGCTTATCTCCTCAGCTTATGCAGCGTTTATCGCTTATAGAGTAGGATTAAGATGGAAAGATTTGGAGGAAGGTATCACTAAAAGACTGAGTACTGCTATGCCCGCAATTTTTATAATTTTAGCAGTAGGAATTATAGTAGGGAGTTGGATGTTTTCTGGTACAGTACCAGCTTTGATCTATTATGGTCTTAAATTTTTAAATCCAAGTCTTTTATTAGTCTCAGCTTTTATTATTAGTACAATTACTTCTGTGGCTACTGGAACAGCTTGGGGTTCAGCTTCAACAGCTGGTATTGCATTGATTTCGATTGCGAGTCAACTAGGTGTACCATCGGGTATGGCTGCTGGTGCAATCATTGCAGGAGCTGTTTTTGGAGATAAAATGTCACCATTATCAGATACTACAAATTTGGCCGCATTGGTGACTAAAGTGAACATTTTTGCACACATCAAATCGATGATGTGGACGACTATTCCTGCATCTATGATAGGTTTAATCGTATGGTTTTTCGCTGGTTTACATTTTAAAGGTCAGGCGAATTCTAAACAAATTCAGAAGTTATTAAAAGAATTGATGACTATTTATAATATTAATTTTGTTGTATGGCTTCCACTCATTGTCATCATTATTTGTTTAATATTTAGGATTTCTACTGTGCCATCAATGCTTATTTCAAGTTTAAGTGCTATTATTATCGGTACATTTAACAATCATTTTAATATTGTCGATGGATTTAAAGCGACATTCGACGGCTTTAACCATACGATGGTACATCAACCTCATTTATCAAAAAATGTCACGACATTAATTGAACAGGGTGGCATGATGAGTATGACTCAAATTATAGCAACTATATTTTGCGGGTATGCTTTTGCTGGTATTGTAGAAAAAGCAGGTTGTTTAGATGTCATATTAGAGACAGTATCTAAGGGAGTTAAATCAGTAGGAACATTAATCTTAATAACAGTAGTTTGTTGTTTAATGCTTGTTTTTGCGGCGGGTGTAGCATCAATTGTGATAATTATGGTTGGTGTTTTAATGAAGGAAATGTTTGAAAAAATGAATATTTCTAAATCTGTATTATCACGTACACTCGAAGATTCAAGTACGATGGTATTGCCATTAATACCATGGGGCACTTCTGGTATATACTATTCCCAACAACTTAATGTTTTTGTCAATCAGTACTTGATTTGGACAATCCCTTGTTATTTATGTGCACTTATTACAATAGTGTATGGATTTACAGGTATAGGAATAAAGAAACTAAGTAAAGACTAAGTTTAATTCTCTGTATACGTGGAATACACTAAATGTGTTGGAATAATGATATAGATTTTTTGTAGCGATGAGATTTATGTCAGTTTCAAACATATTAAGATCTTTCTGTACATATAGTGTGTAAGTTTTGTAGCGAGACTTATACATGAAAGTACGTGACGAATTCTTTTACAACCTCATTTTAACAGTGACATAATGACTTAGAACTATGAAATAAGAACATTTGAATTTGTTTGAAATTAATTATGTGGGTTAAAAGGGAAGATATTTACCTTAACCTCTTTTTTATTTATGATAAAAAATAGACTAAAAAACATTCATTCTTCTTAAGCAAGAATGAATGCTTTTATTGTGTTCATCATTAAGTATACTGATTAATGAATATAGTTGTATGAAGCGGCTTGGCTTGCTGAAATCGTACGTGTAGTAACAACACCAGCACCATGACCGTAATTCATTTCTGAAACAGTGATAGAACCACTACTGCTAACACTTTCAACATAAGCAACGTGACCGTACGTACCTTGAGAAGTTTGTAAAATAGCTCCTTTAGTTGGATGGTTATTTACAGTGTAACCTGCAGCTGCTGCAGCGTTTGCCCAGTTATTTGCATTACCCCAAGTTGAGCCAATTTTCCCGCCAACTCTGTCAAATACATAGTATGTACATTGACCTGAAGTATATAAGTTACCACCTGCTGAAGAAGCATTTGATAAAGACACACCATATGATGATAGTGCAGATGTAGTTGTAACGTGCACATTACGGCTTGTAGTAGTGTAGCTTGCTCCTAAACCACCTGTTTGATTAGAGTTTGAATATGATTGACTATAACCACCATTGTTGTAGTTATAATTTGAGTAATTATTGTAGTTGTAATTATTATAATTGCTGTAATTATAGTTTAAACGATCTGGACTCCAGTTACCTTGCCAAGTGTAGTGATAGTTACCTTGTTGATCGATTGTGTAAGAATAACTATATGATGTTGGATCATTTGGATTGTATCCACTATTATTTTGGTCTGCTGCGTGTGCGTCGTGATTTGCAAATGTGAAAGTAGCGATTGTAGCAGTAGCGATTTTTTTCATTGATAAATATCCTCCCGAGAATTAAAATAATTTTATTTAATAGTCATGTGACCAATGAGTTACGTTGTTTATTTTCGTTTTCTTTTAACGATAAGCAATACTTTACCCAAAAAAAGATGGCTTGTGGGGCTTGTTATCGATTTATAATTATTTGCTAATATTGTTACACGATTTCACTTAATACAATTATTTAATGTAATATGAATAGAAACGATGGTTACAGTGTTTAGTAACTATTTAAATAAAATAGAATTTTTTTGTTACAACACTGTAAAATAACAGAAAATTTGATATGATAATATTTTTCTAGTTTAATTTTAGAACTCAATAGCTCAATGAAACTGAAAGGGTGGGTACAAAAAGATTAATTAAGGATAGTTATTGTAATTAATTGATAGAACCTATTTAAATAAAAATGAAAATTGATATAATATTATTCTAATTTTTTACTACTAAAATTTTGAGGATTGTATAATAGGTAATGAAAAATAGATGTTGTCTAGTTAAATTTAGTTTAGTAATCGGGGAGATATTTTATTACGAAAACACACTAGTACATCGCGAGGAAGACACATGATAGATAATTATACGATACGTGTTTTTAACCATTTAGCTATTGAAACTACTACAGCTCTTAATGTTAGAGTATTTTATTGTTTGAAAGGCAAGTGTAATATCACAATTAACATTCAGGAGTTTGAATTACGAAAAGATGAAATAGCTTTTGTAATAGTCAATGATACCTATTCATTGGTAAGTACAAAAAATTCAACTTGTTGTGTCATTGATATACCTATACATTATTATTTTAGATATAATCAACAACATTTGTTGTCTAATGGAATGAAAGTTGATAAAGGTCGAATCAAATATTGGATATTTCAATTATTAAAGCTACATTGTTTGTCAAAAGTTGATAAATTAGAAACAAATAAACTCATCCAATATCTATTAATTGAATTAGGTAACTTAAAACTGCAGCCAGTTAAGTTTAATAGACATATGTATTTTTCTGAAGAAGTACATCAGTATTTAGTAGATCATCATGAAAGTAAAATTAATAAACAAGATTTAGCTAATGCAGTGAATATGTCCAATCAATCATTGACGCAGATGTTTAAGCAAACACCATTTCAAACATTTAACCAGTATTTGAATCAAATTAGATTGAAATTTTGTTTAACCGATATTCTTACTACTCATCGGCCTATTGAAGATATAGCAATTGACCATGGTTTTCATCACTATTATCGATTTATACAATTATTTAAAGATACATATGGTCGAACACCTAAATTGATTAGAAAAGATTGTATAACGACGTCTATGTTCAAAAAAAGTTCTGAAGAAATTAATTTGGATCGACACATTCTTAAATTCATAAATGATTTACAAGATACTGCTTCTGGTGTTATAGATGTAAAACAACTTGCGATATCTGAGGAGGAATTAAAATATTAATAATTTTCATTTTGACCAAGGTGATTATATTAATATGAAGCGTCAAATGAATATAAGTAAAAATTCTGTACGTTATATAGAAGAGTTAAATTATATAGATATTTTAAATGATAAAGAAAGTCTATATAATAAGATTTCACGAGTTTTACATTTCAGTTCTGATTTAAATATGATCCCAATATTTAAAATTAAAACACAAAGATATGATATATTCACATCGACTGAGAAAATGGCTTTAAATATGACTCTTGAGATGTTATTTATTATGTTAAGATAATTTAACCAACTCAATATTGGTTTTATAGTTGACAGCTTAACAATTGGCTTAATTGATAAATTGAAGAAATGTATTAACCAATATTTTGATGAACTAATATATCGAATTAAAAAAGGGAATTATGAAGAAAAGTATATTTCACTAATAGCAGATAAAACAGATTATATTATGCTACCTATTACAATGTTGAAAGTGCAACGCGTTGATTTACATTTAAACAAACATATAATCGATCTTGAAAGATTAATACAATATAGAGAAACAATTATAGATAATAGATTGCTTGATAATTTTAAATTTATAATAGGTAATTATAATCAGTTAAATGGGATAGTATTGCCAGCAATGAATCGTGTTAAATCCGTAGCAACGTATACGCCAAATCTAGCAGTATATCAATTGTTGACATATGTACTCAATATGTTAAATCAGTTAAGAGGAAATATCGTCTTTAGAGATGATAATCTTATAATGACGCGACTTAAACACGAGTATCAAGTTATTGCTTTCTTTTTAGATGACATGTTTCAACAGAATTTAAAACTACATCGATTAATTTTTCAGATATAACTCAGCTAAGCCATGCAGACTTAGAGTACATAGATATAAATCATTATGCAGTGAATGAGAATAATCATTTGGACAGTCTTATGATTAATCAAAATCAACATTGGATAGCAAAGTTAAATAGTAAAGAAATAGTGAAATCTTCAATAGACCTTCCCAAAGTTAGTATTGCTCATATCAAATTTCTTAGTTCATTGTAAAGCGTGGTTGATTGCTTAGAAAGGACTGTCATCATATGCATCAACTAAAAATCAAAAGATTTCTGGCGCACTTTGTTTTAGATCATATCTTTATAGAATATTTAAAATACTCTCATCACTTAACGATAGAACAAGTAAAGTTATTAGAATTTATTTTACAGTTTACTGAAGAATATTATAAGGAAAATTTAAGTTTAAATATCATTATTTTTTACAAAGACTATCAAAAGAATGAATTGCTAAAGTTAATCACACATTTGTATGATTATAACTGGATATCGAAAAAACGCGATCCTCATGATCAACGTAGGTTGATAATCACCTTAACTCAAGCCCAAAGAAAAAAGATTAATCAATTGTTTGAAGACTTTAATGTATTTTTAGAAGTGAAATCTAAATCGATTACTAATCATACTCATTTGACTTTATTGTCTTATTATTTTAAATGTCATGCACAATTTAAAGTTATTGAGCAATCGCATATTTATAGTCGTTTATCATTAGAAGAATTATATATTCTTGGATTACTTTTAATTAATAATAATGAAACATCGTTTAAGAGTATAAAGTTACATTCATTAAGAGGCCTTGTAACTTTGAGACCAATTATTAAAAAATTACAGACTAAAGGTTAAGTTAATAAAAGCAGAAGTAAAGAAGATGAACGGAAACATCGTACTGAGTATTAAAGAAGATAAATTGGAATATATACAGTCAACTGTTGAAGAATGTTACAATAGTTTAGAAAAGGGAATACATCATTTATAAAATATTATGAATGTAAAATATAAGGAGAGTTAATGATGATTTTAGATAATGTGAATCCTGACGACTTATTTCCAACAGAAACAAAAGGGCCTTCTGTGTTAGGTGTGATTGAGTATAGTGTCCAAGGTCAAGAAGAGTTTGAAGGTGCCTTCATAGCTACTAACGAACGATTAATTATGAATGTGGATATGAATGGACAATTTTATTATAGAAATATCCGTTATGATGAAATGAGCAATATCGATTATAACGGTAAAGATATTATATTTGAGTTTAATATTGGAACAATTCCAATGCATCAAATTAAGACTGAGGATGTACAAGC
Proteins encoded in this region:
- a CDS encoding CHAP domain-containing protein — encoded protein: MKKIATATIATFTFANHDAHAADQNNSGYNPNDPTSYSYSYTIDQQGNYHYTWQGNWSPDRLNYNYSNYNNYNYNNYSNYNYNNGGYSQSYSNSNQTGGLGASYTTTSRNVHVTTTSALSSYGVSLSNASSAGGNLYTSGQCTYYVFDRVGGKIGSTWGNANNWANAAAAAGYTVNNHPTKGAILQTSQGTYGHVAYVESVSSSGSITVSEMNYGHGAGVVTTRTISASQAASYNYIH
- a CDS encoding 2-hydroxyacid dehydrogenase family protein, with the translated sequence MEKVFIAGPIPEVGLNLLKDHFEVDMYDGEGIIDKKTLKEGVKDAVALVSLLSTNVNQEVIDSGRNLKIITNYGAGFNNVDIDYARKKGIDVTNTPKASTNATADLTMGLVLSVARRIVEGDKLSRTKGFDGWAPLFFRGREVSGKTIGIIGLGEIGGAVAKRARAFDMDVLYTGPHRKEEKEREIGAKYVDLDTLLENADFITINAAYNPDLHHMIDTEQFKQMKSTAYLINAGRGPIVNEQALVQAIENKEIEGAALDVYEFEPDITDALKSFKNIVLTPHVGNATFEARDMMAKIVANDTIKKLTGKEPQFVVNSKW
- a CDS encoding DMT family transporter, yielding MAGGFEVLGVVLLNELSRTKNKIYVILLGLAFILSFSTLKFAMSDIPMGTAYAIWTGIGTAGVTIIGMIFYKESKRLGRILCILLIIVAVVGLRLISY
- a CDS encoding DMT family transporter; translation: MQWLKVILAGLVEIIWVTGLDQAHSFLSWVFTLFFIALSFFLVIDASKHLPVGTVYAFFVGIGAVGTVIIDMILFNQPFALSKIILIIILILEIIGLKLTTDESEEGGH
- a CDS encoding PH domain-containing protein yields the protein MILDNVNPDDLFPTETKGPSVLGVIEYSVQGQEEFEGAFIATNERLIMNVDMNGQFYYRNIRYDEMSNIDYNGKDIIFEFNIGTIPMHQIKTEDVQAFVDYVKQQIQ
- the nhaC gene encoding Na+/H+ antiporter NhaC — its product is MTQMFRYPTFLESISTIMVMVIVVVIGFIFFNIPIQILLLISSAYAAFIAYRVGLRWKDLEEGITKRLSTAMPAIFIILAVGIIVGSWMFSGTVPALIYYGLKFLNPSLLLVSAFIISTITSVATGTAWGSASTAGIALISIASQLGVPSGMAAGAIIAGAVFGDKMSPLSDTTNLAALVTKVNIFAHIKSMMWTTIPASMIGLIVWFFAGLHFKGQANSKQIQKLLKELMTIYNINFVVWLPLIVIIICLIFRISTVPSMLISSLSAIIIGTFNNHFNIVDGFKATFDGFNHTMVHQPHLSKNVTTLIEQGGMMSMTQIIATIFCGYAFAGIVEKAGCLDVILETVSKGVKSVGTLILITVVCCLMLVFAAGVASIVIIMVGVLMKEMFEKMNISKSVLSRTLEDSSTMVLPLIPWGTSGIYYSQQLNVFVNQYLIWTIPCYLCALITIVYGFTGIGIKKLSKD
- a CDS encoding AraC family transcriptional regulator, which codes for MIDNYTIRVFNHLAIETTTALNVRVFYCLKGKCNITINIQEFELRKDEIAFVIVNDTYSLVSTKNSTCCVIDIPIHYYFRYNQQHLLSNGMKVDKGRIKYWIFQLLKLHCLSKVDKLETNKLIQYLLIELGNLKLQPVKFNRHMYFSEEVHQYLVDHHESKINKQDLANAVNMSNQSLTQMFKQTPFQTFNQYLNQIRLKFCLTDILTTHRPIEDIAIDHGFHHYYRFIQLFKDTYGRTPKLIRKDCITTSMFKKSSEEINLDRHILKFINDLQDTASGVIDVKQLAISEEELKY
- a CDS encoding CHAP domain-containing protein, which produces MKKFITITTLSAGIVASIIRITSNAYASEYNSMNLQHSSYNMTTQMANTSYSTENLYTAGQRTWYVFDKVNGKIGSTWGNVNNWASATQEAGYTVNHTSVQGAILQSSIGAYGHFAYVERFDSNGSSEMNYNGGPYVVDTRTIPSNEASSYNYIHMD
- a CDS encoding NAD/NADP-dependent octopine/nopaline dehydrogenase family protein, yielding MKIAIIGSGNGAVTAAVDMVDKGHGVRLYCRNESISKFDVALEKGGFDFNNEGEEKFIEFTDISDDIEYVLEDADIVQVIIPASFIEYYAKVMSQYVTNHHLIFFNIAASMGSIRFMNVLEDRHIDVHPYFAESNTLTYGTRVDFENARVDLSLNVRRVFFSTFNRSELNESYEKVSQIYDHLVKEESLLKTNLENGNPEVHPGPTLLNVGRIDFAENFSLYSEGITNHTVRLLHAIELERLNLGRKLGFELSTAKESRIQRGYLERKDEDEPLNRLFNTSPVFSKISGPNHVENRYLTEDIAYGLVLWSSLGRVIDVPTPNIDAVIVIASTILERDFFEEGLTIEELGLEKLGLE
- a CDS encoding DUF4870 domain-containing protein, producing MKQDEEQDNRLMAMLIYLLSLFAGIIGPLIIWLIKRKESKLVDIAGKTYLNYFISYSIYTFVGTIFALIPLFLVDYNENLTAILVIFTVLIFIALFVLAIMSFVCTIIACVKYMSGKAYSIPLTIPFFK